From Variimorphobacter saccharofermentans, one genomic window encodes:
- a CDS encoding ZIP family metal transporter: MDWFISLDPVVQALLATLFTWFVTALGSSTVFIFKTINKRILDGMLGFAAGVMIAASFWSLLSPAIEMAEEAGGIPWLPAVVGFLAGGLFLWLVDILMPHLHIGVAQEPEGLETSWQRSVLLVLAITLHNIPEGLAVGVAFGAIAAELPAATFAGAAALAIGIGLQNFPEGAAVSVPLRREGLSRLKSFIYGQASGIVEPIAGVLGAVAVVAMKPILPYALSFAAGAMIYVVVEELIPEAQQEKHHSNVGTIGAMLGFAIMMFLDVALG, encoded by the coding sequence ATGGATTGGTTCATATCATTAGATCCTGTAGTCCAGGCACTCCTGGCAACCCTGTTTACATGGTTCGTTACAGCGCTTGGATCTTCCACAGTATTCATATTCAAAACGATTAATAAAAGGATTCTGGATGGGATGCTTGGATTTGCCGCTGGGGTTATGATAGCAGCCAGCTTCTGGTCACTGCTTTCACCCGCAATTGAGATGGCAGAAGAAGCCGGCGGAATACCATGGCTTCCTGCAGTGGTAGGTTTTTTGGCAGGTGGTTTATTTCTGTGGTTGGTCGATATATTGATGCCCCACCTTCATATTGGTGTAGCACAGGAACCAGAAGGACTTGAAACTAGTTGGCAGAGAAGTGTATTACTTGTTCTGGCTATTACCCTTCATAACATACCGGAAGGTCTTGCAGTTGGTGTTGCCTTTGGTGCTATCGCTGCGGAATTACCAGCAGCAACCTTTGCAGGAGCGGCAGCTCTTGCAATTGGAATAGGGCTTCAGAATTTCCCTGAAGGTGCAGCGGTATCTGTACCCTTAAGAAGAGAAGGTCTTTCCCGACTGAAAAGCTTTATATATGGTCAGGCATCTGGAATTGTAGAGCCGATAGCCGGTGTGCTGGGAGCTGTGGCAGTAGTTGCAATGAAGCCTATTCTACCATATGCCCTGTCCTTTGCAGCAGGAGCAATGATTTATGTAGTGGTTGAGGAATTAATTCCGGAAGCTCAACAGGAAAAGCATCATTCTAATGTAGGGACGATAGGAGCAATGCTGGGCTTTGCAATCATGATGTTCCTTGACGTAGCATTAGGATAA
- a CDS encoding COG1361 S-layer family protein — protein MAKKKSILWVLFLSICILLQIRPITVSAEKPDIIIENVSISDSSISKGETFTASFDLHNNSAGHLRNIYIQVESSDFSVLHKGAAFKVADQLDHNTSVSVTLAFKCHATLSNRIPLKITYDDYTGENPAIEEQLLVTFDDSATNPGTPKFMITSGDIQTLGIGKTGKVKIKVQNNSDYAVKKVLITPELSSDVLSYLNINQIYMKPTNSQISAGGEQSFEYELTVNGTATPGIYPITYKVVGEGENKEACTASLSGYIKVTANDGASDIQVVDVKTTPEIPARDKVLTFQVEIEKESGVTYKNLNVWLEGLATETFIYQEKKLKKSPKKNGDDTLTASFDYKIASNAAEGTYPYEVHISYTDKMGNSIHNKESYQLYLKPEGVKKGALEINNLILPDQVQGEETFTVGFSLYNSGENNLENIEVAFNGTAEVMSKGSSNVRIDQLAPGKSKKAQFKLVAVKQEQTRGVPISFQITYDEKAGDEVETKTIIQSMGVMVKGDKEGTTAPKIIVDQLDMPDTILLGEEFELSFALTNTSTEKSIKNMKMTINSIDSVTQTSNIVIVGQSDSVYFAKLDSEEQVTSKVKMMIPAAYKGSVCDVKFDFSYEDTEGTIYTDQETIHIPVAEQTQLTASNVRVGNVRDDGYTLEVDFYNTGKALLKNLMVDLEGDYEAINSNYYVGDLPSGRMDIYSVSINGEIPEQLTGNVLFTYEDSGGNKQELTVPFDIHYEKPVEEVMAAAEETNERTFYITPFFIVVIVIAVVVIFIIRKRRKAV, from the coding sequence ATGGCAAAGAAAAAGAGCATATTATGGGTGCTGTTCTTGAGCATCTGTATTCTATTGCAAATCAGACCTATTACTGTGTCTGCAGAAAAACCAGATATTATAATTGAAAATGTATCCATATCGGATTCCTCCATAAGTAAAGGAGAGACCTTTACTGCCTCCTTTGATCTGCACAACAACTCGGCTGGGCATTTAAGAAATATCTATATACAGGTAGAATCCTCGGATTTTTCAGTTCTGCATAAGGGAGCAGCGTTCAAGGTGGCAGATCAATTGGATCATAATACCTCCGTTTCAGTTACCTTGGCATTTAAATGTCATGCAACCTTAAGTAATCGAATTCCACTTAAAATCACCTATGATGACTATACAGGGGAAAATCCGGCCATTGAAGAACAGCTGTTAGTCACTTTCGATGATTCGGCAACCAATCCCGGAACCCCTAAATTTATGATTACCTCGGGGGATATTCAGACTCTCGGTATAGGTAAAACTGGTAAAGTGAAAATCAAGGTTCAGAATAACTCCGATTATGCAGTGAAAAAGGTATTAATAACTCCTGAATTATCCTCTGATGTTCTGTCCTATCTGAATATCAATCAGATTTATATGAAGCCAACAAATAGTCAGATATCAGCAGGAGGCGAGCAGAGCTTTGAGTATGAGCTGACTGTGAATGGAACGGCCACACCCGGGATTTACCCGATAACCTATAAAGTAGTTGGAGAGGGAGAAAATAAGGAAGCCTGCACAGCCTCTCTAAGTGGTTATATCAAAGTAACAGCAAATGATGGTGCTAGTGATATCCAGGTAGTAGATGTGAAAACGACTCCGGAGATACCTGCCCGTGACAAGGTTCTTACGTTTCAAGTAGAGATTGAAAAAGAATCCGGTGTTACTTACAAAAATCTGAATGTATGGCTGGAGGGATTAGCCACAGAAACCTTTATATATCAAGAGAAGAAGTTAAAAAAGAGTCCCAAGAAAAATGGGGATGACACACTGACCGCATCTTTTGATTATAAGATTGCGAGCAATGCAGCAGAGGGAACATATCCATATGAGGTGCATATCAGCTATACGGATAAGATGGGTAACAGCATTCACAACAAAGAAAGCTATCAGCTATATCTAAAGCCGGAAGGAGTGAAAAAGGGAGCATTAGAGATTAATAATCTCATTCTTCCGGATCAGGTACAAGGAGAAGAAACATTTACAGTTGGCTTTAGCTTATACAATTCAGGAGAGAATAATCTCGAAAACATCGAGGTTGCCTTTAACGGAACAGCAGAAGTAATGTCTAAGGGCAGCAGTAATGTACGAATCGATCAATTGGCACCGGGAAAGTCAAAGAAGGCACAATTCAAGCTAGTGGCTGTTAAACAGGAACAGACCAGAGGTGTTCCGATTTCCTTTCAAATCACCTATGATGAGAAAGCAGGGGATGAGGTGGAGACAAAGACCATCATCCAAAGCATGGGTGTCATGGTGAAAGGGGATAAGGAGGGGACAACCGCACCAAAGATTATCGTAGATCAGCTGGATATGCCGGATACCATTTTGCTGGGAGAAGAATTTGAACTATCCTTTGCTCTTACGAACACCAGCACAGAGAAATCCATTAAGAATATGAAGATGACAATCAACTCCATAGACAGTGTTACGCAAACCTCTAATATTGTCATTGTCGGACAAAGTGACAGCGTGTATTTTGCTAAGCTGGATAGTGAGGAACAGGTAACATCCAAAGTGAAAATGATGATTCCTGCCGCATACAAAGGTAGTGTTTGTGATGTGAAATTTGATTTTAGCTATGAAGATACAGAGGGAACCATATATACTGATCAGGAAACGATACATATTCCGGTTGCGGAGCAAACACAATTAACGGCATCCAATGTTCGTGTCGGAAATGTTCGTGATGATGGCTATACACTGGAAGTAGATTTCTATAATACAGGAAAAGCATTACTTAAGAATCTTATGGTGGATCTTGAAGGTGATTATGAAGCCATTAATAGTAATTATTATGTAGGGGACCTGCCATCCGGTAGAATGGATATCTATAGTGTATCCATTAATGGGGAGATACCAGAACAACTCACTGGTAATGTGCTATTTACATATGAGGATAGTGGCGGTAATAAGCAGGAATTGACCGTACCCTTCGATATTCACTATGAAAAGCCAGTAGAAGAAGTAATGGCAGCGGCTGAGGAAACGAATGAGAGAACCTTCTATATAACACCGTTTTTTATTGTCGTAATAGTCATTGCTGTTGTTGTGATTTTTATTATTCGCAAGAGAAGAAAGGCG
- a CDS encoding Glu/Leu/Phe/Val family dehydrogenase gives MGENDYNPYATAQAQFDHVADLIDLDPPIRELLRQPSREFHFTIPVKMDDGTTKIFNGYRIQHNDARGPAKGGIRFHPQETIDTIRALSLWMTWKCAVVDIPLGGAKGGVICDPHNLSLAEQERLCRGYARQMAKNIGPFDDVPAPDVMTNGQHMLWMMDEYEAIHGGHYPGTITGKPVGMGGSLGRTEATGYGVIYTLREALKALNIDIANTTASLQGFGNVAEYAARLYTQMGGKIIAISCWDNNDKKAYTYRNVNGFDIDQMVSIKDSFGTIDKQKAASMGIELLDGNDWLSQDVDILLPCALENQLTPESFKKISNKVKVICEGANGPTTPDCDELIKARNIYLIPDFLCNAGGVTCSYFEQVQCNMNYFWSREEVLEKLDYKMTAAFKAVHKLSQEKKLYMRDAAYVIAINRVAEAVKLRGWV, from the coding sequence ATGGGAGAAAATGATTACAACCCCTACGCAACAGCTCAAGCACAGTTTGATCACGTAGCCGATCTAATTGATTTAGATCCTCCAATACGTGAACTCTTACGTCAGCCAAGCCGTGAATTTCACTTTACGATTCCGGTAAAAATGGACGACGGTACAACGAAAATATTTAACGGTTATCGTATTCAGCACAATGATGCACGCGGACCTGCCAAAGGTGGCATTCGCTTCCATCCCCAAGAAACAATTGATACCATAAGAGCATTATCTCTGTGGATGACATGGAAATGTGCTGTTGTTGATATTCCTCTAGGAGGAGCAAAAGGTGGCGTAATATGCGATCCACATAATTTATCTCTCGCTGAACAAGAGAGATTATGCCGTGGTTACGCAAGACAGATGGCTAAGAACATTGGTCCTTTCGATGATGTTCCTGCTCCCGATGTAATGACAAATGGCCAGCATATGCTTTGGATGATGGATGAATATGAAGCAATTCATGGTGGACATTATCCTGGTACCATTACCGGAAAACCTGTTGGCATGGGAGGTTCCCTCGGACGTACAGAGGCTACAGGATACGGCGTTATATATACTTTAAGAGAAGCATTAAAGGCCTTAAATATTGATATTGCAAATACTACAGCATCCCTTCAGGGCTTCGGTAACGTAGCAGAGTATGCAGCACGTCTTTATACACAAATGGGTGGAAAGATCATTGCTATTTCCTGTTGGGATAATAACGATAAAAAAGCTTATACATACCGTAATGTAAATGGATTCGATATAGATCAGATGGTTTCTATCAAAGATTCCTTCGGTACAATCGATAAGCAAAAAGCAGCAAGTATGGGTATCGAATTACTGGATGGCAACGATTGGCTTTCCCAGGATGTTGATATTCTGCTTCCATGTGCTCTTGAAAACCAGTTAACTCCGGAATCCTTTAAGAAAATCAGCAATAAGGTAAAGGTTATATGTGAAGGTGCTAACGGACCAACCACCCCGGATTGCGATGAGTTAATTAAGGCAAGGAACATCTATCTAATTCCTGACTTTTTATGTAATGCAGGCGGTGTAACCTGTAGTTATTTTGAACAGGTTCAGTGTAATATGAACTATTTCTGGTCAAGAGAGGAAGTATTAGAAAAGCTGGATTACAAAATGACAGCTGCCTTTAAAGCTGTTCATAAACTGTCCCAGGAAAAGAAGCTCTATATGAGAGATGCTGCATATGTCATTGCAATTAATCGAGTTGCAGAAGCAGTAAAACTTCGCGGTTGGGTATAA
- a CDS encoding ABC transporter ATP-binding protein, producing MEIIKCINVKKTYIMGKEKVEALRGINLEIKKGEFVALLGKSGSGKSTLLNMLAGLERPSEGEIYLNQEPIHSLNETKITNIRKKHVGFIFQSYNLLPTRSAIENVCLPLTFNRFNERERLRRGKEMLISVGLGDRLYHKPNQMSGGQQQRVSIARAFINNPEIVFADEPTGNLDTKTTEEVMQIMLGMIQKHNQTFVMVTHDEELSYYADRIFYMKDGLVEKVVDNKKSS from the coding sequence ATGGAAATAATTAAATGCATTAATGTGAAGAAAACATATATCATGGGAAAGGAAAAGGTCGAAGCCCTACGTGGTATTAACCTGGAGATAAAAAAAGGTGAGTTTGTGGCCTTATTAGGTAAATCGGGCTCTGGTAAATCTACATTGCTTAATATGCTGGCAGGATTAGAAAGACCTAGTGAAGGTGAGATATATCTAAATCAGGAACCGATACATAGTCTAAATGAAACGAAAATCACCAATATCCGAAAAAAGCATGTAGGGTTTATTTTTCAATCGTATAATCTTCTACCTACCCGTTCTGCCATTGAAAATGTATGTCTGCCACTAACCTTTAATCGCTTCAATGAAAGAGAAAGGCTACGTAGGGGCAAGGAAATGCTGATATCCGTCGGACTAGGAGACAGACTTTATCATAAGCCGAACCAGATGAGTGGCGGACAACAGCAGAGAGTAAGTATTGCCAGGGCATTTATTAATAACCCGGAAATTGTATTTGCAGATGAGCCCACGGGGAATCTCGATACGAAGACGACGGAAGAGGTAATGCAAATTATGCTGGGGATGATTCAAAAGCATAATCAAACCTTTGTAATGGTAACTCATGATGAAGAGCTTAGCTATTATGCAGATCGGATTTTTTATATGAAAGATGGTCTGGTTGAAAAGGTTGTTGATAATAAAAAATCAAGTTAA
- a CDS encoding sodium ion-translocating decarboxylase subunit beta: MEFLLSGIMAITWQQCVMYAVGLILIYLAIEKGFEPALLLPMGFGAILVNIPMSGVLNQIQEGVGETHGIIQWLFETGIDASEALPILLFIGIGAMIDFGPLLSNPKMILFGAAAQFGIFFTILIAVLLNFDLKDAASIGIIGAADGPTSILVSQILHSDYVGPIAVAAYSYMALVPIVQPFAVKLVTTKKERLIRMDYNPKSVSRTTRILFPIIVSFIAGLIAPQSVALVGFLMFGNLLRECGVLGSLSDAAQNILSNLITLLLGITIAFSMKAEAFVNVDTLLIMGLGLVAFVFDTIGGVLFAKFLNLFLKKKINPMVGAAGISAFPMSARVVQKMGLAEDPSNHLLMHAISANVSGQIGSVVAGGVVIKIVLDILAR, encoded by the coding sequence ATGGAATTCTTATTGTCAGGTATTATGGCAATCACTTGGCAACAGTGTGTAATGTATGCCGTTGGACTAATTTTAATTTATTTAGCAATTGAGAAAGGCTTTGAACCAGCACTGCTTTTGCCAATGGGATTTGGTGCAATACTAGTAAATATCCCCATGTCCGGTGTATTAAATCAGATTCAAGAAGGAGTAGGGGAAACACACGGTATTATTCAGTGGTTATTCGAAACAGGAATTGATGCATCAGAGGCTCTACCTATCCTGTTATTCATCGGTATTGGAGCTATGATTGATTTTGGTCCCCTGTTATCCAATCCGAAGATGATCTTATTCGGAGCCGCAGCACAATTTGGTATCTTTTTCACCATATTAATTGCTGTATTACTTAACTTTGACTTAAAGGACGCAGCTTCCATTGGTATTATAGGTGCGGCAGATGGTCCTACTTCCATTCTTGTGTCACAGATACTACATTCGGATTATGTCGGGCCCATAGCAGTCGCCGCATATTCCTACATGGCATTGGTTCCGATAGTACAGCCCTTTGCTGTGAAGCTGGTTACTACAAAGAAAGAACGTTTAATCCGTATGGATTACAATCCTAAGTCAGTTTCCAGAACCACCCGAATCCTGTTCCCGATCATAGTATCCTTTATTGCAGGTCTTATTGCACCTCAATCAGTGGCACTAGTAGGGTTCCTAATGTTTGGTAATTTACTTAGAGAATGTGGTGTTCTTGGTAGCTTATCCGATGCCGCTCAGAATATCCTTTCGAACCTGATCACCTTATTATTAGGTATTACCATCGCATTCAGTATGAAAGCAGAGGCATTCGTTAATGTTGATACATTACTTATCATGGGCTTAGGCTTAGTGGCATTCGTATTTGACACCATTGGTGGTGTATTATTTGCTAAGTTCCTGAACCTGTTCCTCAAGAAGAAGATTAATCCTATGGTTGGAGCAGCCGGTATCTCCGCTTTCCCTATGTCAGCCCGTGTTGTTCAGAAGATGGGTCTGGCTGAGGATCCTTCCAATCACCTCTTAATGCATGCTATTAGTGCCAATGTATCCGGACAAATCGGATCCGTTGTGGCAGGCGGTGTTGTAATTAAGATTGTACTAGACATTCTTGCCAGATAG
- a CDS encoding sodium-translocating pyrophosphatase, translated as MFNLTFFQIASIVISLLAFGAAFWLYKWVSSQPSSNQRIAEVGKLIRNGANTFLAKEYKTLVRFCTVAAILIFIFLPVPVWKGNVLDNVIMAVSYILGTIFSGIAGKIGISIATIANIKAAEAATKGIKPSFMSGFRGGAVMGMAVVGSSLLGVTLVFLITGDTTALLGFSFGASSMALFAKAGGGIFTKTADISADLCGKVELGIPEDDPRNPAVIADNVGDNVGDVAGMGADLFDSNVASMAAALVMAAALDKTAGGFVNAAMVFCYAAIGLFASLIGVLSARMKEGGDPTRALNTNTYVTTAIFAVLTAIATYAFDFKWEIWAASAIGLAVGVIIGIASDYFTDDRRPPVHAVAKACESGPAFTILSGVSYGLISALPSMIGIGVSALAAYKICEPLGNGYAMFGISMAAVGMLSIVGMIISNDAYGPIVDNARGLVEMGSLGDEALEITDSLDSAGNTVKAVTKGFAIGAAGLTVIALLGAFMSEVNTAATEAGMISAGENYIQGFDIINPVVFFGLLFGAAIPAVFSAMLMLGVDRNAQRMVAEIHRQFKEIVGLKEGKADPEYDKCIEIATHGAIKELIPAGLMVIICTILVGIIGGVQAIGGFITGNIISGLLFALFMSNSGGLWDNTKKYIEAGNNGGKGSDAHKAGVVGDTVGDPFKDTAGPSINTQITVVSLVASLTATIFLTFSLFG; from the coding sequence TTGTTTAACTTAACTTTTTTCCAAATTGCATCAATCGTAATTTCACTTTTGGCATTTGGAGCAGCCTTCTGGCTCTACAAATGGGTATCTTCACAGCCCTCCTCGAATCAACGTATCGCTGAGGTGGGTAAATTAATTCGGAACGGTGCGAATACGTTCCTCGCAAAAGAGTACAAGACGCTTGTACGTTTCTGTACAGTAGCAGCAATTCTAATTTTTATTTTCCTTCCGGTTCCTGTGTGGAAGGGCAATGTTTTAGATAATGTAATAATGGCGGTATCTTACATACTTGGTACAATCTTCTCCGGTATAGCTGGTAAGATCGGTATCAGTATCGCAACAATCGCCAATATTAAAGCAGCAGAAGCCGCTACAAAAGGAATTAAGCCCTCATTTATGTCAGGCTTCCGTGGTGGAGCTGTTATGGGTATGGCAGTAGTTGGTTCCAGCTTACTGGGTGTTACCTTGGTTTTCCTCATAACAGGAGATACAACTGCCCTTCTTGGCTTCAGCTTTGGTGCAAGTTCTATGGCTCTATTTGCAAAGGCAGGCGGTGGAATATTTACAAAGACTGCCGATATCAGTGCAGATTTATGTGGTAAGGTTGAACTTGGTATTCCTGAGGATGATCCGAGAAACCCTGCCGTTATCGCTGATAATGTTGGTGATAATGTAGGTGATGTTGCTGGTATGGGTGCAGACTTATTTGATTCTAATGTTGCTTCTATGGCAGCCGCACTTGTTATGGCAGCAGCCCTTGATAAAACAGCAGGCGGTTTTGTGAATGCTGCAATGGTATTTTGCTATGCTGCAATTGGACTGTTTGCATCATTGATTGGAGTTTTATCTGCTCGAATGAAGGAAGGCGGCGATCCGACCAGAGCATTGAATACGAATACTTATGTAACTACAGCTATATTCGCTGTATTAACTGCAATTGCAACCTATGCTTTTGATTTCAAGTGGGAGATCTGGGCAGCAAGTGCAATTGGCCTTGCTGTTGGTGTTATTATTGGTATTGCCAGTGACTATTTCACCGATGATCGTAGACCTCCGGTTCATGCAGTAGCGAAGGCTTGTGAATCAGGACCAGCTTTTACTATATTATCCGGTGTTTCCTACGGTTTAATTAGCGCATTGCCATCCATGATCGGTATTGGTGTTTCAGCTCTTGCAGCTTATAAAATTTGTGAACCACTTGGTAATGGATATGCGATGTTTGGTATTTCTATGGCAGCTGTGGGTATGTTATCCATCGTAGGTATGATTATCTCAAATGATGCTTATGGACCGATTGTAGATAACGCTCGTGGACTTGTTGAGATGGGCAGTCTGGGTGATGAGGCTCTTGAGATCACAGACTCCCTTGATAGTGCGGGCAATACAGTTAAAGCTGTTACAAAAGGCTTTGCTATCGGTGCTGCAGGACTCACAGTTATTGCACTTCTTGGTGCGTTTATGAGTGAGGTAAATACAGCTGCTACAGAAGCTGGAATGATTTCCGCAGGAGAGAATTATATCCAGGGCTTTGATATTATTAACCCGGTAGTATTCTTTGGATTATTGTTTGGTGCTGCGATACCAGCAGTGTTCTCTGCAATGCTAATGTTAGGTGTTGACCGTAATGCACAACGTATGGTAGCAGAAATTCATCGTCAGTTCAAAGAGATCGTTGGACTGAAGGAAGGGAAAGCAGATCCGGAATATGATAAATGTATTGAGATCGCAACACATGGTGCAATCAAAGAATTAATTCCTGCCGGCTTAATGGTTATTATCTGTACAATCCTTGTTGGTATTATTGGCGGTGTACAGGCAATCGGCGGATTTATCACAGGTAACATTATCAGTGGTCTGTTATTTGCGCTCTTCATGTCTAATTCCGGTGGACTCTGGGATAACACAAAGAAGTACATTGAAGCAGGTAATAATGGCGGCAAAGGTTCCGATGCACATAAGGCAGGTGTTGTTGGTGATACAGTAGGTGATCCATTTAAGGATACCGCAGGTCCTTCCATCAATACTCAGATTACCGTAGTTTCCTTGGTAGCATCCTTAACTGCAACAATCTTCTTAACTTTCTCATTATTCGGTTAA